The nucleotide window AGAAAATATGAATACCTACTGTtttattacaagaaatgagGTAAATCATATTCACCTTTCCCTTTACATgtagaaagagagagagagagtgaaagaaagagagaaagaaagaaagagggAGAATTCCACTTCATAAATTATCGTAATTATCCCGTCCCAGTGTGGAACTCACATCTTGTTAAACTTACGGCCACTCGCTAAAAACATTTTATCCAAAAATGATCAAAATGAATACCGAATTTATgtttaaatttacataaaacatgaataaatttcaccacatgaaattcaaattttgaccACAATTTCCATATAATGTGTAACACTGCAGGAAAGGCTACGGAGGTACATAAggaggggagataatcacaattTTAACAATACACGTTGTATAAAAGTTCCGAATGGTTTAGGAATTTAATAGTcgtaatattttatatttcacagCCAGAAAGGCAGTCTTTTTTgtaatgggggtggggggtgggggtgggggtggtggtaGTTGGCTTCTAAAAAATCTTGACGATGAGAACTGGgaacagaaaaaagaaaagaaaaagtgtTTCACCAAATCTTCAAATCCTATTTACGATTGGTGAGATGTTTGGCTATATGCACACTGGCACACATGTAGACTCACGTGACCTACTATAACCAAAGCTTATTACCTCTGTTTTCAGATATCTGCAGAAAATGCCATTACGGGAGTAGACTTCTACAACACTTCGCTTGAAGAGAGAACTCTGTTTGAAGGCTTCTGTCGCCTAGTCTATGAAACAAACAATACATGGGTGACACAGTTTGTGTTTAATATGTCGAATGATGAAGCATTCTACTCAGATACCTTCTCAGTCTACGTGTACCAGTCTGAGTGTCAAATAGTCAACAACTACACTGGCAACATATTCTTCACATTACAGGTAAGCTTTCACATTACAGGTACGACTTCACATTACAGGTAAGGCTTCACATTGCAGGTAAGCCTTCACAttgctagaaaaaaaaatcacattgcAGGTGAGTCTTCATATTGCAGATAAGGCTTCACATTGCAGTTACGCCTTCACATTGCAGGtaaaatctgattaaaattatgTGCTGGATGTGCTAAACATTTTATTGGTGAAACAGGGACTACTATTATTATCAATGTTATCATTAACAAATTGGACATCTTGACTTTTCTACTGTTGACTTTTTCTTCGTTGTAGGAAGGGTTTTGTTTTATCGACGGTCAGTGTATCCGGGACAACGTGTTCGAATCGAATTCTCCGTGCTTGAAATGTGATACAATGGTTAACAAATATAACTGGTCAGACGGTTCGTATATCTCTATTTTTCTCTATCTTTTCTCTACCTGTCTCTCCGTCTATGCTCAACTGTCTTTATCTGTTTGTCTGTTTCTACCTCCTTTCCTCAGTTTTCTGTTTTATTCTATCTcctatttctctctctcccgTTCTATCTATCTCTCATTCCCCTCTGTCTCCTCTATTCATCTTCATCTGTCTCTTATGTCTGTCTTTCTCTTCCCGCTTTCCTGTTTAACTCcgcgtctctctctctctctctctctctctctctctctctctctctctctctctctctctctccttgtCTCTTCCTTGCTATTGCTACTTTTAATAGTAGGGTGACCGGTAAGATCTGTGGGACTTTTGCTCAGTATATATCCTAAACAATTTCCAGTTAGTTATTTTCGTATTACTTTATCAGGCTGCTTCAATCAAACAACTAATACAATCAATACAACCATGACGCCAGAGTCAACAACAATATCAACAGCGGTCACAGACACAACAATAGCAACAGCAGAGTCCTCCATAACATCTATGGGTGGTTCCAGTCCGACGCTTCCAACAGCAAAATCAAATAGTTCAAAGAAATCTGACTCCCATCAACAACTGACATATATCATAGGGGGCGCTGTTGCCGCTGCTGTCGTCACTCTAGTGATAACCGgtattttgataaagaaatacTGTTTCAGGTTAGTTCAAATATCACTTCGTATATAAAGTTTACTAAGTATGCACTAATTATTGAGATGCTCTGttgtagagagagagaaaaaaaaatactcaacACATTCTCAGTTTTGAAATAAATGGACGGAAGGGTATGGTGCTTTCTCTCTTGATACACACGTCCTTAGACGAGACGTAGTATATGATACAGCAACGTTTGTACGTCTGTCAGATCGTTTGGggtttctgtttttattttcatttctccatcacatatcaagctgacacttgctatgtagcttctctgtgggtcactctagactATGCTGTAATTCACTCTAGACTATGCTGTAATTTCAATTTCCTTTGCTAGAGGTTTGTCactttaattcaaaatgttatttgGAGCGTGTTTGACTTGTCCGAAATTACAGGTTGCTGAACGTAGTCAGTGTTGATAAAATTACAGGTTGCTGAACGTAGTCAGTGTTGATAAAATTACAAGTTGCTGAACGTAGTCAGTGTTGATAAAATTACAAGTTGCTGAACGTAATCTGTGTTGATAAAGTATTAAAGAACACATTGTTTGCCTGCATCACTCCTCCCGCAGAGctatgacctttgacttttgaTAAGTTGTAGCGTTTTAGCATGAGTATTCAATATGTGCAGGGtcaagaattttgattttcttttatttgtgaaaaattacaggttgtggAACTTGGTAAGTTTTAAGAAAATTATACCAAGGGGTACATTACTCATCAAGTTAACTTCCCTCACAGTTTTTATCATGGGCTTCTCATTTTACAAAGTGTATCGGTAttgtagatgtgcatgtggcaaggacgttttgattcattttatttggtttttatacgcccgtcttaaagggactggttcacgatttttgatagaaatatttttaatttttgctgtgaaacattagaaatataactcatttaatgttgacagccaaaatttttaccttctgaatgcatgaatgaaagcaatattttagccttaaatatgtgttatgtaaacaaagactcgagtctttttatgtaaacaaacaaacaagtgaaatattgattttgtaatataatgcatcttaattttgcatagtcacaaattttaacttttagatgacacttttcaccccaaaaatgcttgaaacatgaaagatataataatacttagatcgatatccatttcttttgaaaattccgtaaacaataacatatcgcaatctttgtttacaaaacaaataataaactctctaaaatgagcttctgtgatgatgtataaccttaattttcatgtgaaatctttcaaacatatttgacagtagattttgatcattaaaagtgaaaaacaaaattttgggtaaaatcgtgaatcagtccctttaagacgggacgtattatggtatggcgttcatgtccgtccgtctgtccgtccgtctgttagttttttcgtgtccgacccgtaacttaaatactacaaggcctagaatcatcaaactttgtctgtagatacatcttgggtagaaggtgtgtcgcacattaaaaccaggtcactgtgacttttcattaagaagatatccgtctgtccgtccgtctgttagctttttcgtgtccgacccgtaacttaaatactacaaggtctagaatcatcaaactttgtctgtagatacatctagggtagaaggtgtgtcgcacattaaaaccaggtcactgtgacttttcattaagaaaatatccgtctgtccgtccgtctgttagctttttcgtgtccgacccgtaacttaaatactacaaggtctagaatcatcaaactttgtctgtagatacatcttgggtagaaggtgtgtcgcacattaaaaccgggtcactgtgacttttcattaagaagatatggccatatatggcaaaaacttgtccggctcataacttgaaaactattagacctagaatcaccgaaattggtcaactaatgcatcttaggtagaaggtgtgtcgcatcctactttaaggtcactgtgacatttaattaagttgatataaaaaaaatgttttaatgggtacaatctatactgttaacaatatgtgacgggcgtatcatgtgccgtggcggtgcactttattgaAAAAGTTGCAGGTCGTTGAACTTCGTTTTGGGGAAACATGTTACACACATAACTCTTTGTTTGGTTATCTACCACCTATCCTGTTTGTTTTAGTTAGAACCCTTTATTCACATGATGCACAAAATTCCAGAGCTTGATGATAGTTGACACTACTATAAGTAaactatctatctatccatctatttatatctatctctctatctatctacatgtatctatctatctctctatctacatgtatttatctatcttattttgtttatttatctaTACATTTCTCAATTTCAGCAAAACGGAGGTAAAAGCTTTTAGATCAGACAATCAAATTGGACAATGGAACCACGTAGACAATAACGCCAGCAGTAAAGACAACGGTCAGTTCCGCCCTCATTCCATGCAGTCCTATCACTCACCACACATCGAGCGTCTGCCTCCTACCCATGATTTCAGTAGAATGTATGACAGCACAAAGGACAGGTCTCACTTATTCCGAGCACAGATATAACATCTAAATCTAAGAGTGAACATACTGAGCATTAAACTGAAACCATGCAGTGTCACCTCTATATCATCACTCAGACATCTCatgttataaaatgtatataatccCTCAGAAAACCCGGGTAATATAATGTATATCATCACTCAACAACTCGGGTaatataatgtatatcattGCTCATAAAACCCGGGTAACAATGTATATCATCACTTAGACATCTgatgtaatataatgtatatcATCACTCAGACAACCCGGgtaatataatgtatattatcACTCAACACCCCGGGTAATATAATGTATCTCATCGCTCATAAAAGCTGGGTAACATAATGTATATCATCACTCGGACATCTCATGtaataaaatgtatatcatCACTCGGACATCCTGTGTAACATAGCAAAATGTATATCATCACTCAGACAACCCGGGTAATATAATGTATATCATCACTTGGACATCTCATGTAATAACATGTATATCATCACTCAGACATCCTGTGTAATATAGCAAAATGTATATCACTCagacaataaaatgtatatcactcggacaataaaatgtatatcactcagacaataaaatgtatatcgctcagacaataaaatgtatattgctcaataaaatgtatatcgctctgacaataaaatgtatatcactcagacaataaaatgtatatcgctcagacaataaaatgtatatcgCTCAATAAAATGTATATCGCTCTGGCAATAAAATGTATATCACTAagacaataaaatgtatatcaCTCAGATGCTCgtgtaataaaatatttatccCTCAGACATCTCATGTAATATGATATTTTTCTTAAAAGAATAACGTAAGCAAAGTAGGTTTGTTCATTCttgtcaacaaaattattattgaagaattttgatacaaatgtTTTTCCTCATTTCAATGGTTGATATACTGTTTGgagaatatgaaaaatgaaaaaaacaaaaacaaagactGTTGTGACAAACTATATGAACTTCAAAAGCGAGCTGCTAGAGTGATTTTAAACAGAATTTTTTATACACTTACGACTCAAAGTATCATTTGACATGCCTTCAGTGTACAATGTTTAACTTCCGGTTATTTCGGTGTTTGTCAGTATGTTCAGGAAATTAATTACCAGTAGATTTACCAGATTACGTCAAAGTCATTCATTTTATTGTAATTACCAGTAGATCTACcagattaagtcaaagtaattcattttattttctccctcagtgccctcgtccgaaaataaatatcttattgactatttgataataaaacaaaacagaaaaagtgaATAGGTTGGTTTGCGTGCGTTACAAGATCGCTTTTAATAAGCAAGCATCAAATCAACAAAGCTGAAAAATCact belongs to Ostrea edulis chromosome 7, xbOstEdul1.1, whole genome shotgun sequence and includes:
- the LOC125656824 gene encoding uncharacterized protein LOC125656824 — its product is MADVGNSSGLCGVLGGGHQNDLTRRNGIEDDPTNFDSANHPDEFSVSWRVPADQDLLSESMDFQTIDSLSRIKSKLCTCNKKHETECTYDSYKTINCSTITRGKKFPCLLHNSNSRRKRHAAHVSSFYTELDENHVISKRQTGYSDEEASVICNADFQASLSYQICIQNVAVFSNESIQDCILDLMLTGDPNVTSLHIESALNVCQTLVGLNLTLQENSTITYEILSICPNNCSGQGECSAGSCVCRTGYGGSDCSFDISRPPTVTSLLGNGLCDLTKDTCNDITMFGQYFVENMNTYCFITRNEISAENAITGVDFYNTSLEERTLFEGFCRLVYETNNTWVTQFVFNMSNDEAFYSDTFSVYVYQSECQIVNNYTGNIFFTLQEGFCFIDGQCIRDNVFESNSPCLKCDTMVNKYNWSDGCFNQTTNTINTTMTPESTTISTAVTDTTIATAESSITSMGGSSPTLPTAKSNSSKKSDSHQQLTYIIGGAVAAAVVTLVITGILIKKYCFSKTEVKAFRSDNQIGQWNHVDNNASSKDNGQFRPHSMQSYHSPHIERLPPTHDFSRMYDSTKDRSHLFRAQI